The Vitis riparia cultivar Riparia Gloire de Montpellier isolate 1030 chromosome 10, EGFV_Vit.rip_1.0, whole genome shotgun sequence genome includes a region encoding these proteins:
- the LOC117923076 gene encoding LOW QUALITY PROTEIN: probable protein phosphatase 2C 28 (The sequence of the model RefSeq protein was modified relative to this genomic sequence to represent the inferred CDS: deleted 2 bases in 1 codon) produces MEKASEDDKKLSSRRLVTHGFHLVRGKLDHGMEDYIVAEKRQINGNELGLYAIFDGHSGKQVAEYLHSHLLDNILQKSDFWTNPKRAIQRAYEVTDDEILERVVGSRGGSTAVTAILINGEKLIVGSVGDSRAIIFREDSVEEITVDHEPLKEGSLVESRGGFVSKISGSVPRVDGQLAMARAFGDEKLKEHITSEPDVAIVMMDTDVKFIILAGDGLWNVMSNQEAADCIRELRDAQETSEELIKEALSRGSHDDISCVVVAVH; encoded by the exons ATGGAGAAGGCTTCGG AAGATGATAAGAAGCTTTCAAGTCGTCGGCTTGTCACCCATGGGTTCCACTTAGTGAGAGGAAAACTGGATCATGGAATGGAAGACTACATTGTTGCAGAGAAGAGGCAAATCAACGGCAATGAGTTGGGGTTATATGCAATTTTTGATGGGCACTCTGGTAAACAAGTTGCAGAATACTTGCACAGCCATCTATTAGATAACATATTACAGAAG TCTGATTTCTGGACCAACCCAAAACGAGCTATCCAGAGAGCATACGAAGTTACGGATGATGAGATTTTGGAAAGAGTAGTTGGTTCTCGAGGAGGTTCAACAGCAGTTACAGCAATATTAATCAATGGAGAGAAGCTAATTGTAGGCAGTGTTGGCGATTCTCGTGCAATAATATTTAGAGAAGACTCAGTGGAAGAGATAACAGTAGATCATGAGCCACTGAAAGAGGGAAGCCTGGTTGAGAGCAGAGGAGGATTTGTGTCCAAAATTTCAG GGAGTGTTCCCCGGGTGGACGGGCAGTTAGCTATGGCT AGAGCATTCGGAGATGAGAAGCTAAAGGAGCACATAACTTCAGAACCAGATGTAGCAATTGTGATGATGGACACTGATGTAAAATTCATTATCTTGGCAGGTGATGGCCTGTGGAAC GTAATGTCAAACCAAGAAGCGGCTGACTGCATTAGAGAGTTGAGGGATGCTCAAGAAACTTCTGAGGAGTTGATTAAGGAGGCCTTGTCTAGGGGAAGCCATGATGATATCTCATGCGTTGTGGTCGCCGTCCATTGA
- the LOC117924049 gene encoding putative germin-like protein 2-1, which translates to MAIPIFVSGLLVLCFSIIAIASDPSPLQDFCVADANSTVLLNGLACKDPKLAQASDFSFSGLQMAGNTSNAVGSRVTPVTVAQLPGLNTLGISFARVDYAPWGINPPHTHPRASEILTVLKGCLEVGFVTSNPDNRLITKILQKGDVFVFPIGLIHFQRNVRPGSAIALAALSSQNPGVITIANAVFGSKPDISSDILAKAFQTDEAIVKDIQSKF; encoded by the exons ATGGCCATTCCCATTTTCGTTTCTGGTCTCCTAGTTTTATGTTTTAGTATCATTGCTATTGCATCAGATCCTAGTCCTCTTCAGGATTTCTGTGTTGCAGACGCCAACAGTACAG TTCTATTGAATGGTCTGGCCTGCAAGGATCCCAAGCTGGCTCAGGCCAGTGATTTCTCTTTCAGTGGTCTTCAAATGGCGGGCAACACATCAAACGCGGTTGGATCTAGGGTAACTCCTGTTACAGTAGCCCAGCTTCCAGGACTTAACACTCTTGGCATCTCATTTGCCCGGGTAGACTATGCACCTTGGGGTATCAACCCTCCCCACACGCACCCTCGGGCCTCTGAAATCTTAACTGTCCTGAAAGGTTGCCTTGAAGTCGGGTTTGTCACCTCCAACCCAGACAACCGTCTCATTACGAAGATACTTCAAAAGGGTGATGTTTTTGTCTTCCCCATTGGCCTCATCCACTTCCAAAGAAACGTGAGACCCGGCAGTGCTATTGCCCTAGCTGCTCTGAGCAGCCAGAATCCTGGCGTCATCACAATTGCTAATGCAGTGTTTGGATCTAAACCTGATATTTCGAGTGACATTCTTGCAAAAGCTTTCCAGACAGATGAGGCCATTGTGAAAGACATCCAATCAAAGTTTTAG
- the LOC117924104 gene encoding putative germin-like protein 2-1 → MATHIFFLGLLALCFTIAIATDNSPLQDFCIADSTSPVILNGLACKDPKLAQANDFSFSGLHIAGNTSNAVGSRVTPVTVAQLSGLNTLGISFARVDYAPGGINPPHLHPRASEILTVLKGCLEVGFVTSNPDNRLITKVLQKGDVFVFPVGLIHFQRNAGQHNAVALAALSSQNPGVITIANAVFGSNPAISSDILAKAFQTDNKIVNDIQSKF, encoded by the exons ATGGCCactcacattttctttttaggtCTCCTAGCTTTATGTTTCACTATCGCTATAGCAACCGATAATAGTCCTCTTCAAGATTTCTGTATCGCAGACTCCACTAGTCCAG TGATATTGAATGGTCTGGCCTGCAAGGATCCCAAGCTGGCTCAGGCCAATGATTTCTCCTTCAGTGGCCTTCACATAGCAGGTAACACATCCAACGCTGTTGGATCCAGGGTGACTCCTGTCACAGTAGCCCAGCTATCAGGACTCAACACTCTTGGCATCTCATTTGCCCGCGTGGACTATGCACCTGGGGGTATTAACCCTCCCCACTTGCACCCTCGAGCCTCAGAAATTTTAACTGTTCTGAAAGGTTGCCTTGAAGTCGGGTTTGTCACGTCCAACCCTGATAACCGTCTCATTACAAAGGTACTTCAAAAGGGGGATGTTTTTGTCTTCCCGGTGGGTCTTATCCACTTCCAAAGAAATGCAGGACAACACAATGCAGTTGCCCTAGCTGCTCTCAGCAGCCAAAATCCTGGTGTCATCACAATCGCTAATGCAGTGTTTGGATCTAATCCAGCCATTTCAAGTGACATTCTTGCCAAGGCTTTCCAGACAGACAATAAAATTGTGAATGACATCCAATCAAAGTTCTAG